The genomic interval GTCAAAGCCAGCGATCGCGAGGCCGCCACGGCCACCTTTGATCAGCTCAACGCCGTGATGGAAAGCCGCTACCGATTCACGGTGGAAGAGGCGGATCTGGGGGGCGTGCCCGTCACCCGCTGGACGTCTCCCTTTGACTCCCTGGTCATGGCCCACGGCTGGCTGGAGGGCGACATTGCCTTTTTCACCATCGGTCAGGGCATAGCGGAGCTGATCACACCATCGCCCGCTCGCCGCCTGGCTGAAAACAATCTGTTCCAGGCCTCCACCGGGGAAGCCCCGCGCCCCAACAACGGCCATTTCTTTGCCAACCTGGAGGCGCTGAGCGCCGTCGAAAACAACCTGCTGCTGCCGCCGCTGCCCCAGGAGGGGTTGCTCGGGTCTGAGGCGATCGAGGCGGTTGGGGTGACGGCAACGGTCCTCAGCGATCGCCAGGTGCGCTACGACATGATGGCCATTCTTCGGCGGGGCGGTCGCCCTGGGCCGCTGCCCCCCGCCGATGCGCCCCCCGCCGAAGCGGCCTCCCCGGTACCGGAGCCCGAGGCTGAAGCACCCCCCGAGAACCAGCCGGAGTAGCCAGCAGAGCCCAACGTCCGAGTCACCACCCAAGCCACCCGCCGAGCCCCACCCAATTTCAGACCAGAAAAGTCGGTAGTATAGGAGGTAATTCGTCTTCCCATCCTCTTTTTACGACCTATGGATTTGATTGCGCTCCAGGGCTGGCTTGACAACACATCCTTTGCGGTGCTGTTTATCGCCATGCTGCTGTACTGGTGCGGGGTTGCCTTTCCCCGCGCGACGCTGCTGCCAGCGCTGGGCACTGGGGCTGTCGCTGCGGGCAACCTCACCATCGCCGCACTGCTGGTCGCCCGCTGGATCGAGGGGGGATACTTCCCCATGAGCAATCTCTACGAGTCGCTGTTTGCCCTGGCCTGGGGGATTACCGCCATGCACCTGGTGGCCGAGCGCATGAGCCGCAGTTCGCTAGTGGGGGCTGTCACCGCACCCATCGCCATGGCGATTACGGCCTTTGCCACCCTGTCGCTGCCGGGCACCATGCAGGGCTCAGAGCCCCTGGTTCCCGCGCTCAAATCCAACTGGCTAATGATGCATGTCAGCGTCATGCTGCTCAGCTACGCGGCGCTGCTGGTGGGGGCGCTGCTGGCGATCGCGTTTCTACTCGTCACCCGCGGCCAGGCGGTGGAGCTGAAGGGCAGCTC from Leptolyngbya sp. KIOST-1 carries:
- the ccsB gene encoding c-type cytochrome biogenesis protein CcsB, with the protein product MDLIALQGWLDNTSFAVLFIAMLLYWCGVAFPRATLLPALGTGAVAAGNLTIAALLVARWIEGGYFPMSNLYESLFALAWGITAMHLVAERMSRSSLVGAVTAPIAMAITAFATLSLPGTMQGSEPLVPALKSNWLMMHVSVMLLSYAALLVGALLAIAFLLVTRGQAVELKGSSVGTGGFRNVKLHRAAAEAAPTGELAQPLAASAGGAAVLEKAPAATVVLSPQRLTLADTLDNISYRMIGLGFPLLTIGIIAGAVWANEAWGSYWSWDPKETWALITWLVFAAYLHARITKGWQGRRPAILAAAGFVVVWVCYLGVNILGKGLHSYGWFF